The following coding sequences lie in one Levilactobacillus zymae genomic window:
- a CDS encoding DNA topoisomerase, translating to MTEKGNQVDPYAKALGTPHKKDGVVIVQSELLNDEVHFVHAQGHLFQQYQPQEYNPAWADRNDYSQLPLLPKQFEVKPQNKWANQQFQLIKKEVMAADGVILATDADNQGENIGREILERIPGGLDKLKYRLLNSSLTAVGARNSFENHLVDPATTAAKGAAGKLQNEINWLYGMNMSRVAMHQLRERGYRFPVSAGTVQTPLLTLVVENDRDIREFKSHRFWLLGLEDKANHIKFHHINNRHFNSADEAQNAAQGVNSAVVKEVEAKDKVKTPPALFSLGDLQAYAADKWGYSSKSVLETMQHLYDELHVTSYPRTESEVIEREEFDYLKAGYQGYMGLLDKDWPLSNPEPREKVVVADAGGHPALIPTDKLADLSTLKPKEKNLYLAVVERTMLMFAADQTYATQTVKLADTTGEEFVAKGKQIQVAGWTELVHQKPTKDVILPVYEEGQVVPVKPVITDDVTKKPTRITESKIIKQLAPKYSLGTPATQAGILDELITKRKYIEVKGKKRELYPTEAGQIMVDFWQGTTLTDLKSAKAWQDVFKRVEKGDIQAEAYLKKIEQLLTNQVEVYRTKQPEISIAPPEKVTYSTTLITPEVVCPKCHKGQIGLVSRTADSGTKEWYGCDNPKCKFSLPKVFFSQASDEPLIRELCQLGKTKVFADLVDSKQRHYRNKVYFELEPKSKKLTPKFT from the coding sequence TTGACTGAAAAAGGTAATCAAGTTGACCCCTATGCTAAGGCCCTAGGAACCCCCCACAAAAAAGATGGGGTCGTGATTGTCCAAAGTGAGCTGCTAAATGATGAGGTTCATTTTGTTCATGCCCAGGGCCATTTGTTCCAACAATATCAACCGCAAGAATATAACCCAGCCTGGGCAGATCGTAATGACTACTCGCAGTTACCCTTGTTGCCCAAGCAGTTTGAGGTAAAACCGCAAAATAAATGGGCTAATCAACAATTTCAACTGATTAAAAAAGAAGTCATGGCGGCTGACGGAGTTATTTTGGCAACTGATGCCGATAATCAAGGTGAAAATATTGGTCGGGAGATTTTGGAACGGATTCCCGGTGGCCTGGATAAGCTGAAGTACCGCTTATTGAATAGTTCGCTAACAGCAGTGGGAGCACGAAATTCGTTTGAAAATCATTTAGTAGATCCGGCGACAACTGCGGCGAAAGGGGCTGCAGGGAAACTACAAAACGAGATTAATTGGTTATACGGCATGAATATGTCGCGCGTAGCTATGCACCAATTAAGAGAAAGGGGCTATCGATTCCCTGTTTCTGCTGGGACAGTCCAGACCCCCTTACTCACGTTAGTTGTGGAAAACGACAGAGATATTCGCGAGTTCAAGTCTCACCGCTTTTGGTTGCTGGGATTAGAAGATAAAGCCAATCATATTAAATTTCATCATATCAATAACCGCCATTTTAATAGTGCCGATGAAGCGCAAAACGCTGCGCAAGGGGTTAATAGTGCGGTGGTTAAAGAAGTAGAAGCCAAAGATAAGGTGAAAACACCACCAGCACTTTTTAGCTTGGGTGATCTTCAAGCTTACGCAGCTGATAAGTGGGGCTATTCATCTAAGTCGGTGCTAGAAACGATGCAACACCTCTATGATGAACTGCATGTGACGAGTTACCCACGGACAGAGTCGGAAGTTATCGAGCGCGAAGAGTTCGATTATTTAAAAGCTGGGTATCAGGGTTACATGGGACTCTTAGATAAAGATTGGCCGTTATCCAATCCCGAGCCTCGTGAAAAAGTGGTCGTTGCGGACGCTGGCGGGCACCCGGCTTTGATTCCGACGGACAAATTGGCTGATCTATCAACGCTAAAGCCCAAAGAAAAGAACCTATACCTAGCAGTTGTCGAACGAACGATGTTGATGTTTGCGGCCGACCAGACTTACGCCACCCAAACGGTTAAGTTAGCCGACACTACCGGTGAGGAGTTTGTGGCAAAAGGCAAACAAATTCAAGTAGCTGGATGGACGGAACTCGTTCATCAAAAGCCGACCAAAGATGTCATTTTACCAGTTTATGAAGAGGGACAAGTGGTACCTGTTAAACCAGTAATTACTGATGATGTGACTAAAAAGCCTACGCGTATCACAGAAAGCAAAATTATTAAACAGTTGGCCCCTAAGTATTCATTGGGAACACCAGCGACCCAGGCTGGTATTTTGGACGAACTCATTACAAAACGAAAATATATCGAAGTTAAGGGCAAAAAGCGTGAATTATATCCCACTGAAGCCGGGCAAATAATGGTTGATTTTTGGCAAGGAACAACGCTGACCGATTTAAAGTCGGCTAAAGCTTGGCAAGATGTTTTTAAGCGAGTCGAGAAGGGCGATATTCAAGCCGAAGCTTACTTAAAGAAGATTGAACAACTGTTGACTAACCAAGTTGAGGTTTACCGAACCAAACAGCCAGAAATCAGCATTGCCCCACCGGAAAAAGTGACCTATTCGACAACGTTAATTACCCCAGAAGTTGTTTGTCCTAAGTGCCATAAGGGTCAGATTGGTCTGGTGAGTCGAACCGCTGATTCCGGCACAAAAGAGTGGTATGGCTGTGACAATCCTAAATGTAAATTTTCGTTGCCAAAAGTCTTTTTTAGTCAGGCTTCAGACGAACCGTTAATTCGTGAACTGTGCCAGTTAGGCAAAACCAAAGTATTTGCAGACTTAGTTGATAGTAAGCAACGTCACTACAGAAATAAAGTCTATTTTGAATTAGAGCCAAAATCTAAAAAGCTAACACCTAAATTCACGTAG
- a CDS encoding toprim domain-containing protein, which translates to MSEIQDYMDWAGITYEKSGHWIWLTDRDSMRVNLNKDYFNRFSTGVWGHLPEFVAEHDDLTPTEAKKRLADFQQDNPQSRRVDRSTTVDSQPFDLSALHAERQLSTKCRDYLIKTRKIPTKLVDQLVKQGQIMEDTQHHNLVFPWYQGDKIVGADLQGTTYMKDPHQGRHYFKGIARHSAHDFGWTQVVGEGGAPTRAVICEAPIDAMSYGQLFAPQEPTLIVSLGGVEKKGVFANMIAERIGDHGGKLKELVLATDNDDAGRQFIQQFKDAGIQGDNGRVKVNVAIPHEKDWNDDLKDDQTVQQLISLDHFSSSVSETKIQEKQPAKQSTPADTPEPAAEDTPKESYTEKRRQEIAQYSKQVLAAARKVTRTPEDLLEMADFMARFPQYSFHNQVLIKGQKAGALAVAGFTKFKQMGAKVQKGQHGIKIFAPNMVKHVKISDDWVPLNQVTNEQKQAANKHQLPTKELIKGYRLVTVFDVTQTTMKAVDYPKIYPNRPYEFPSNPENIAELTQAVDEFAQSQGVTIQERPHLNSKSVAKGYYVPDEKAIVIQSGLPDSEKLKVRLHEMGHALLEHQSDKVSRPIAELQAELTSAVVMKHCGINVEREAVPYISDWTTHLQKLDERQFGQQMTIINDVNRASRKIIEGIDPRYQELEKSRTQTIVQKTPTLERPGLAPLDMGLQRQRSLSR; encoded by the coding sequence ATGTCTGAGATTCAAGACTATATGGATTGGGCGGGCATAACTTATGAAAAAAGTGGTCATTGGATTTGGCTGACTGATCGTGACTCTATGCGGGTGAATTTAAATAAAGATTACTTTAACCGTTTTTCCACGGGAGTATGGGGCCATTTACCGGAGTTCGTTGCCGAACACGATGATCTAACACCAACAGAGGCTAAAAAAAGATTAGCCGATTTTCAGCAAGATAATCCACAAAGTCGACGGGTTGATCGATCAACTACAGTTGATTCGCAGCCATTTGACTTATCGGCACTCCACGCTGAAAGGCAGCTGTCCACGAAGTGCCGGGACTACTTAATTAAGACCCGTAAGATTCCGACTAAATTGGTGGATCAGCTAGTGAAGCAAGGGCAGATTATGGAAGATACTCAACACCATAACCTTGTCTTTCCCTGGTATCAGGGCGATAAAATTGTTGGAGCTGACCTACAAGGAACAACCTATATGAAAGACCCACACCAAGGACGGCACTATTTTAAAGGCATTGCGCGGCATAGTGCGCACGATTTCGGATGGACGCAAGTGGTTGGTGAAGGTGGTGCGCCGACCCGCGCAGTGATTTGTGAAGCACCAATCGATGCCATGTCTTATGGCCAACTTTTTGCGCCTCAGGAACCAACCCTGATCGTGTCACTGGGGGGTGTTGAGAAGAAGGGCGTGTTTGCAAACATGATTGCGGAACGAATCGGTGATCATGGTGGGAAGCTAAAAGAGCTAGTATTGGCGACCGATAACGATGATGCTGGTCGCCAATTCATTCAACAATTTAAGGACGCCGGCATTCAAGGGGATAATGGCCGAGTGAAAGTGAACGTCGCCATTCCTCATGAAAAAGATTGGAATGATGACTTAAAGGATGACCAGACGGTACAACAGTTGATTAGCCTTGATCATTTTTCCAGTTCAGTATCTGAGACTAAGATTCAAGAGAAACAACCTGCGAAGCAGTCAACACCAGCAGACACGCCGGAACCAGCAGCAGAAGATACTCCAAAAGAAAGCTATACGGAGAAACGTCGACAGGAAATTGCGCAATACTCTAAACAAGTTTTGGCAGCGGCGCGGAAGGTGACGCGAACACCAGAAGATTTGCTAGAAATGGCTGATTTCATGGCCCGATTCCCACAGTATTCGTTTCATAATCAAGTGCTCATTAAGGGACAAAAAGCAGGGGCCTTGGCTGTAGCTGGATTCACGAAGTTTAAACAGATGGGGGCCAAGGTTCAAAAGGGCCAACATGGCATTAAGATCTTCGCCCCTAATATGGTCAAGCACGTTAAAATCAGTGATGATTGGGTCCCATTGAATCAAGTCACCAATGAACAAAAGCAAGCTGCCAACAAGCACCAGCTACCGACCAAGGAGTTGATTAAGGGCTATCGGCTAGTCACAGTTTTTGATGTTACCCAAACGACGATGAAAGCAGTTGATTATCCAAAGATTTATCCCAACCGACCTTATGAGTTTCCAAGCAATCCAGAAAACATTGCTGAACTGACCCAGGCGGTTGATGAATTTGCCCAAAGCCAAGGAGTTACGATTCAAGAACGGCCCCACTTGAACAGTAAATCAGTAGCGAAGGGCTACTATGTACCTGATGAAAAAGCAATTGTCATTCAGTCAGGCTTGCCAGACAGTGAAAAGCTGAAAGTTCGGCTGCACGAAATGGGCCATGCGTTGTTGGAACATCAGTCAGATAAGGTGAGTCGGCCAATTGCGGAGCTACAAGCAGAACTCACTAGTGCAGTAGTCATGAAACATTGTGGAATTAACGTAGAACGAGAGGCAGTGCCTTATATCAGCGATTGGACGACTCATTTACAGAAACTTGATGAACGTCAATTCGGGCAACAGATGACCATTATCAATGACGTTAATCGAGCGTCACGAAAGATTATTGAAGGGATTGATCCCCGTTACCAGGAATTAGAAAAAAGCCGGACACAAACGATTGTACAGAAGACACCTACGCTTGAAAGACCAGGATTGGCACCACTAGATATGGGACTTCAGCGTCAACGATCTTTAAGTCGATAG
- the mobL gene encoding relaxase MobL, with translation MTKIKRPKNFDPIKPMENNQAAIVSGWKFNSPGSSYSGYLDYTSRQQAVDQDGYHDLLDYTSRKTAVRLDGDNPGSMYSPTFTTQADYLSPKQMRTLQKKLATAEKNKIPLQYGFVSMSTKFLAENNIYQTDGTTNQPLIKQAIRDAMAQLMTNEKLGPTAFWWGNIQFDTNHIHVHLGLSELQSTRRKIQRGPHAGEYAGKLNGVSIQRFKSTFTRQLIRLGNTQEQERIRNLQVQIASHRKDLIKKMSPDDQLLQQIFLKLPRDKRKWYASHDQTPAMQAAIKEARTYIQQYLIHEPEFKTFQAELVRESHLNRQLYGQQAKDTAPGKTKKLEDRLINELFKTIRHEDQFQLSVKSLTQQVTPELMADNRLKINELRRQLDQEKLTDTQHRLLKRELITRKVGYKLQNRNLKLAGIQSESDRLQGMLEKDLNASPSLTTGDRAFLAQQQLFLADFKHCLKTNNVGAEAYDDPVNLQVGKVSGETYDRLMKRLEVELRSVDQVHSHSLLKDVYQVPLTKYQIKKSLRAQMKVLKLKRQLNLEKGSKLDKRRQYQQLNKLSEQASPTIRAFTQPTRSGEIQEDQLKRLPTRTIRHKLRSHLSGEMKTTISELRRSNAQLERTAQDEQHSLDQRLEAERQEENEQEQEQNREMRR, from the coding sequence ATGACTAAGATCAAACGCCCCAAAAATTTTGACCCCATAAAACCTATGGAGAACAACCAAGCGGCGATTGTCAGTGGTTGGAAGTTTAATAGTCCCGGCAGTAGTTACAGTGGCTATTTGGATTATACGAGCCGTCAACAGGCGGTTGATCAAGACGGCTATCATGATTTATTAGATTACACGTCACGCAAGACGGCGGTGCGCTTAGATGGTGATAATCCGGGGTCGATGTATTCACCAACGTTCACTACCCAAGCAGATTATTTATCACCGAAACAGATGCGAACCTTGCAGAAAAAGTTAGCGACGGCCGAAAAAAATAAGATCCCGTTACAGTACGGCTTTGTGTCTATGTCCACCAAGTTTTTGGCCGAAAATAATATTTATCAGACAGATGGGACGACGAATCAGCCACTGATCAAGCAGGCCATTCGAGACGCCATGGCTCAACTAATGACTAATGAAAAATTGGGGCCGACGGCCTTTTGGTGGGGCAATATTCAATTTGATACCAACCACATTCATGTTCACTTGGGGCTGTCGGAATTACAGTCAACGCGCCGGAAGATTCAGCGCGGGCCACACGCTGGTGAATACGCCGGTAAACTTAATGGCGTTTCTATTCAGCGGTTTAAGTCAACGTTTACACGGCAGCTGATTCGTTTAGGTAACACGCAAGAACAGGAACGAATCAGAAATTTACAAGTTCAGATTGCCAGTCATCGCAAAGACTTAATTAAAAAAATGTCGCCAGATGATCAGCTGTTACAGCAGATTTTTCTGAAGCTTCCAAGAGATAAACGGAAATGGTATGCCAGTCACGATCAAACGCCAGCGATGCAAGCAGCAATTAAAGAAGCGCGAACTTATATCCAACAGTATTTAATCCATGAGCCGGAATTTAAAACATTTCAGGCGGAACTGGTGCGTGAAAGTCACTTGAATCGTCAGTTATATGGTCAGCAGGCTAAAGACACGGCACCAGGCAAGACAAAAAAACTAGAAGACCGGTTGATCAACGAATTGTTTAAAACCATTCGGCACGAGGATCAATTTCAACTTTCGGTTAAAAGTCTGACGCAGCAAGTTACCCCTGAGTTGATGGCGGATAATCGACTTAAAATTAATGAACTACGGCGGCAGCTTGATCAGGAAAAGTTAACGGACACGCAACACCGGTTGTTAAAGCGAGAACTTATTACGCGTAAAGTGGGTTATAAATTACAGAATCGTAATTTGAAGCTGGCGGGTATTCAATCTGAATCAGACCGCTTGCAGGGTATGCTAGAAAAAGATTTGAACGCTAGTCCGAGTTTGACCACTGGTGATCGAGCCTTTCTGGCACAACAACAATTATTTTTAGCTGATTTTAAACACTGTTTAAAGACAAATAATGTGGGCGCAGAAGCATACGACGATCCGGTCAACTTACAAGTTGGAAAAGTCTCTGGTGAAACCTACGATCGATTGATGAAGCGCTTAGAAGTTGAGTTGAGGTCAGTTGATCAAGTTCATTCGCATAGTCTGTTAAAAGACGTGTATCAAGTTCCATTGACGAAGTATCAAATAAAAAAGAGTCTGCGAGCTCAAATGAAAGTGCTTAAGCTAAAGCGGCAACTAAATTTGGAAAAGGGATCAAAGCTAGATAAACGACGGCAGTATCAGCAATTAAACAAATTATCAGAACAAGCTAGTCCGACAATTCGAGCGTTTACGCAGCCAACGCGATCAGGAGAAATTCAGGAAGATCAGCTTAAACGACTACCGACCCGGACAATCCGGCATAAACTGCGAAGCCACTTGAGTGGGGAAATGAAAACCACTATTAGCGAATTACGACGAAGTAATGCGCAACTGGAAAGGACTGCGCAAGATGAACAACACTCGTTAGACCAGCGTTTAGAAGCCGAACGACAAGAAGAAAACGAACAAGAACAAGAACAAAATAGAGAAATGAGAAGATAA
- a CDS encoding ATP-dependent Clp protease ATP-binding subunit: MTESLLKKYCLNLNYKVNNDLGNYNTIGREADMERLIAILSNKRKHHPLIIGEPGVGKTDLIEGFVKKIVLGEVPATMQNKTVWVLELARLMKQKDMPFIGLFESLIDELKQDHPDDYLFIDEIHTVMGAGSHQGNSLDAGNVLKPALARGEINLIGATTVEEYGDNIEPDGALMRRFSLLMLAEPTLPETLEILEGLKGQYEEFHHVKIAKDALPYMVTFSHRYMPDRFMPDKAIDLMDDACSFVNLKDQEEVTRETVAQVLDSLLGIPIHSILKDDQQRVTAVSQVLKSRIMGQDKAISEVIDAVSIGFTGLADPNKPISSFLFLGTPGTGKTETAKGLAQALFDSEDAMIRLDMSEYQEPQSAQRLIGTKGRRGILTEAVKHKQYAVLLLDEIEKGDQSVQDLFLQILQDGIVHDSYGRAVSFKNTIIVMTTNLAGDLIDDATNYSTTGQGETIDDQIAAFNDSAQQLTNGQNIRVGSGKDADRMALDFNNKLQMELTDYFRPEFVNRIEHKVIFNMLSKPVVHQIAKLNLMRVNKRLQKAEHLEFMYDQRLIKFISDEGFDLRNGARPIAYMTNRKVMAPLARMLIQMKTNGRPSGLRGIRAIVRGHDPIPGEDRFGNRRIEFEAIN, translated from the coding sequence TTGACTGAAAGTCTACTGAAAAAATATTGTTTGAACTTGAACTACAAGGTTAACAATGACTTAGGCAATTACAACACTATTGGTCGAGAGGCAGATATGGAACGATTGATTGCGATTCTGTCCAACAAACGCAAGCACCACCCCTTGATTATTGGCGAGCCAGGAGTTGGTAAGACCGACTTAATTGAGGGATTCGTTAAAAAAATTGTATTAGGTGAAGTCCCTGCCACGATGCAAAACAAAACAGTGTGGGTACTGGAATTGGCCCGTTTGATGAAACAAAAAGATATGCCCTTTATCGGTTTGTTTGAGTCTTTGATTGATGAGCTGAAACAAGACCACCCAGATGATTACCTATTCATTGATGAGATTCATACGGTTATGGGAGCCGGCTCACACCAAGGAAACAGTCTTGACGCGGGTAATGTTTTAAAACCAGCGCTAGCGCGTGGCGAGATTAACTTAATTGGTGCGACAACCGTTGAGGAATATGGCGACAATATTGAACCGGATGGGGCGTTGATGCGCCGGTTTTCGTTGTTGATGTTAGCGGAGCCAACACTACCAGAAACACTGGAAATTCTGGAAGGGTTAAAAGGCCAATATGAAGAATTTCATCATGTAAAAATTGCGAAAGATGCGCTGCCCTATATGGTGACGTTCTCACACCGCTATATGCCGGATCGATTTATGCCTGATAAGGCCATTGACTTAATGGATGATGCTTGTAGTTTTGTGAATTTAAAAGACCAAGAAGAAGTCACCCGAGAAACCGTGGCCCAGGTATTGGATTCGCTGTTAGGAATTCCCATTCACTCGATTTTAAAGGACGATCAGCAGCGAGTTACGGCTGTTTCTCAGGTGCTTAAATCACGAATTATGGGTCAAGACAAAGCTATTAGCGAAGTAATTGACGCTGTTTCAATTGGTTTCACGGGATTGGCTGATCCGAATAAACCCATTAGTTCGTTTCTTTTTTTAGGTACTCCAGGAACCGGTAAAACGGAAACGGCCAAAGGCTTGGCACAAGCTTTATTTGATTCGGAAGACGCCATGATTCGTTTAGATATGTCGGAATATCAAGAACCGCAAAGTGCCCAGCGTCTGATTGGTACTAAGGGACGACGAGGAATTTTGACGGAAGCCGTTAAGCATAAGCAATACGCGGTCTTACTTTTAGATGAAATTGAGAAAGGCGATCAATCCGTTCAGGATTTATTTTTACAAATTTTGCAAGATGGCATTGTTCATGACAGCTATGGTCGGGCGGTGAGCTTCAAGAACACAATTATCGTCATGACCACTAACTTGGCTGGTGATTTGATCGATGATGCAACGAATTATTCGACTACGGGGCAAGGCGAAACGATTGACGATCAGATTGCGGCGTTTAATGACAGTGCCCAGCAACTAACTAATGGGCAAAATATTCGGGTTGGTTCGGGGAAAGATGCTGATCGGATGGCCCTTGATTTTAACAATAAGCTACAAATGGAGCTGACAGATTATTTCCGACCAGAATTCGTTAATCGGATTGAGCATAAGGTTATTTTTAATATGCTATCGAAGCCCGTGGTGCATCAGATTGCAAAGCTGAACTTAATGCGGGTTAACAAACGGCTACAAAAAGCGGAACACTTGGAATTTATGTACGATCAGCGTTTGATAAAGTTCATTAGTGATGAAGGATTTGATCTGAGAAATGGGGCACGCCCCATTGCTTATATGACCAATCGTAAGGTTATGGCGCCACTAGCCCGAATGTTGATTCAAATGAAAACTAATGGTCGACCAAGTGGATTACGGGGCATTCGAGCGATTGTTCGAGGCCATGACCCGATTCCAGGAGAAGACCGGTTCGGTAATCGTCGCATTGAATTTGAGGCGATCAACTAG
- a CDS encoding thioredoxin family protein: MKKRRLKRWQVVTLIAGSVIVMGFLTGILVRNRVENKEYVESSPVTIQRTLSRKTSRRIVLLFYRPGCRYCQQIKRQVNRNEAQVKSSRQKETGVFLKVRTTNPANTRVLDRYQVESTPTFMVIKNGQVLKQYSGTNPAKIDQLMLRGDAK; the protein is encoded by the coding sequence ATGAAAAAAAGAAGATTAAAGCGCTGGCAAGTCGTGACGTTGATTGCAGGTAGTGTAATCGTGATGGGATTTTTGACGGGGATTTTGGTGAGAAATCGAGTGGAGAATAAAGAGTATGTTGAATCGTCACCCGTTACCATTCAACGCACGTTATCGCGTAAGACCAGTCGAAGAATTGTGTTGTTATTTTATCGGCCGGGTTGTCGTTATTGTCAGCAAATTAAGCGTCAGGTAAACCGCAATGAGGCCCAAGTGAAGTCAAGTAGGCAGAAAGAAACGGGTGTTTTTTTGAAAGTTCGAACGACCAATCCAGCCAATACCCGAGTATTAGATCGATACCAGGTTGAATCGACACCAACCTTTATGGTGATAAAAAACGGGCAAGTTTTAAAGCAATATAGCGGCACTAATCCAGCCAAAATTGATCAATTGATGTTAAGAGGTGACGCTAAATGA
- a CDS encoding DUF3102 domain-containing protein, whose translation MENAGRRDITSQAEETSAVELSHNLTTVTTEIKAYQSIGGQAIFEIGRRLKWVKENDLVHGEFGKWLESIDIKPRQAQRFIKIANEFSNTTTSSYLGMNVLYEIATMPPEERDNPQQLDSGETKKPDEMTVRELRETKRKLAAAYSENMANQTLLTQADKKAKKLQAQVTKLQQRDPDIKQVEVEPADYQDTKADLKAANEKIADLQKLVDDAVDDHNQRLAYELELEKAKADQEEIKADLNDLEVKRQNMLKQNAQIREVQKMVKSINELLDNFAVLRNRLDTTMLPDESSLVQGLTEMADKLIENGQVLHDDLAHPYRG comes from the coding sequence ATGGAGAATGCGGGAAGGCGTGATATTACGTCACAAGCTGAGGAAACGAGTGCAGTTGAGTTGAGCCATAATTTGACCACTGTGACGACGGAGATTAAGGCGTATCAATCAATTGGGGGCCAGGCCATTTTTGAAATTGGTCGGCGTTTGAAGTGGGTGAAAGAGAATGATTTGGTTCATGGAGAGTTTGGTAAGTGGTTGGAGTCTATTGATATAAAGCCTAGACAAGCACAGAGATTTATTAAAATCGCTAATGAATTTTCAAATACGACGACGTCGTCGTATTTAGGCATGAATGTTTTGTATGAAATTGCGACAATGCCGCCTGAAGAGCGCGACAACCCCCAACAACTTGATTCGGGTGAAACGAAGAAGCCCGATGAGATGACGGTTCGCGAGTTACGGGAAACGAAGCGTAAATTGGCCGCGGCTTACTCTGAGAATATGGCTAACCAAACGCTGCTAACGCAAGCGGATAAGAAAGCTAAAAAGCTGCAAGCTCAAGTGACGAAGTTACAACAACGTGATCCAGATATTAAACAAGTTGAGGTTGAACCAGCTGATTATCAAGATACGAAGGCTGATTTGAAAGCCGCTAATGAGAAGATTGCGGATTTACAAAAGTTGGTTGATGACGCTGTGGATGATCACAATCAACGGTTGGCTTATGAATTGGAATTGGAAAAAGCTAAGGCTGATCAGGAAGAAATTAAGGCTGATCTGAACGATCTTGAGGTCAAACGGCAAAATATGTTGAAACAGAATGCACAAATACGCGAAGTTCAGAAGATGGTCAAGTCGATTAATGAACTCCTAGATAATTTTGCGGTGCTGCGGAACCGCCTTGATACGACAATGTTGCCCGATGAGAGTTCGTTGGTTCAAGGGCTGACAGAAATGGCCGATAAGTTGATTGAAAATGGGCAAGTTTTACATGATGATTTGGCTCATCCATACCGTGGTTAA
- a CDS encoding primase C-terminal domain-containing protein: protein MYDLKTVQAAQRLVLHDSLHTYKVKNSRSNIAGQVMETPTKKGAIALFSSKDSMQKAHGVVITSFEGLEAIADRMTHWTPNTFNWLGYTQNRGSVRGHREANLAQINTLVVDIDFADAQERDAREREVLGAVTVADLFIPTMILRTAKGFHIYYVFDQPMFLRKKRGQFPVLKAAQKMSSFVRQWIQQRVTGVDVGCNNFGIFRIPRQDNLIFFDANMLIQVSALMKWSQYYAAQVPVTDQMGDQVISLSSDEGRQVDQAWFKALLKVTTVKSGHGLARHNTVMTLALAMYQSKISQQRARDVLDVFNSNLHDPLVDREVVQCVRDAYSGDYRGAALSYVQGLLDQWVPNFSGKVVAGIGWHKFAKPRAERQYSHANEWRNDVLALINRMGGSAASVAMSTRQIQAELGISPASLNRVMKQLQATSQLKRVQRGNQPTLLTTVTMLFKSAMVSRQDQSQAWTGYLTTLMPTVSTNNYEPTVLTSTEMQAVSGDSAPPWVMETRRRTG from the coding sequence ATGTACGATTTAAAGACGGTTCAGGCTGCACAAAGACTGGTATTACACGATTCATTACATACATATAAAGTTAAAAATAGTCGTTCTAATATTGCCGGACAAGTGATGGAAACCCCTACAAAGAAAGGGGCCATTGCGCTCTTCAGCAGTAAGGATTCGATGCAAAAAGCCCATGGTGTGGTTATCACCTCTTTTGAAGGCCTGGAGGCCATTGCTGATCGGATGACTCACTGGACACCTAACACCTTTAACTGGCTGGGCTACACGCAGAACAGGGGGAGCGTTCGTGGTCACCGAGAAGCTAACTTAGCTCAGATTAATACCTTGGTCGTTGATATTGATTTTGCTGACGCGCAAGAACGCGATGCTCGGGAGCGGGAAGTTTTGGGTGCGGTCACGGTTGCCGACTTATTCATTCCCACGATGATTTTGCGGACTGCGAAGGGGTTCCATATCTACTACGTTTTTGATCAGCCTATGTTTTTACGGAAGAAGCGCGGCCAGTTTCCAGTTTTGAAAGCGGCCCAGAAAATGTCTAGTTTTGTGCGGCAGTGGATTCAACAACGGGTTACTGGGGTCGATGTGGGCTGCAATAATTTTGGCATTTTCCGAATTCCGCGTCAGGATAATCTGATTTTTTTTGATGCTAATATGTTGATCCAAGTGAGCGCTTTGATGAAGTGGTCACAGTATTATGCTGCTCAAGTTCCCGTCACGGACCAAATGGGAGATCAAGTGATTTCATTGTCTTCTGATGAGGGCCGTCAGGTTGATCAAGCTTGGTTTAAAGCGTTATTGAAAGTGACGACAGTCAAATCAGGCCATGGTTTAGCCCGTCATAACACCGTTATGACGCTAGCTTTAGCGATGTATCAATCTAAAATTTCTCAGCAGCGTGCGAGAGACGTGCTTGACGTCTTTAATTCAAATTTACATGACCCATTGGTCGATCGTGAAGTTGTACAGTGCGTCAGAGACGCTTATTCAGGTGACTATCGGGGGGCCGCACTGAGTTATGTTCAAGGACTATTGGATCAATGGGTGCCTAATTTTTCAGGTAAAGTCGTTGCGGGGATTGGCTGGCATAAATTTGCTAAGCCACGTGCCGAACGACAATACAGCCATGCTAATGAATGGCGTAACGATGTGCTTGCGTTGATTAATCGAATGGGTGGTTCTGCTGCTTCGGTTGCCATGTCAACGCGTCAAATTCAGGCTGAGTTAGGGATTTCTCCGGCGAGTTTGAATCGGGTTATGAAGCAATTACAAGCAACTTCGCAATTGAAGCGGGTGCAGCGTGGTAACCAGCCGACTTTATTGACGACGGTGACCATGTTATTTAAGTCGGCTATGGTGAGCCGTCAGGATCAAAGTCAAGCGTGGACGGGGTATTTAACGACACTAATGCCAACTGTAAGCACAAATAATTATGAGCCAACAGTTCTCACTTCAACTGAGATGCAAGCGGTGAGTGGTGATTCAGCGCCACCGTGGGTAATGGAGACGAGGAGAAGAACGGGGTGA